The Pseudanabaena sp. ABRG5-3 genome includes the window ATAATCGCGATCCACGATTCAGTCGTAAATCTCTAACTGCTCACTATTATCCTAGTGACTTGGCTCCCCTTTATGCAGGCAAAGTTCCAACACATAGGAAAACATCAAATTCAAACATCACGATTCTAGGTAGCCAAAAGGAATGCTATATATCTAATGCAATGCATTATGTAAGATATGTAGCAAATTATATTAGAGGTAGAGGTCCTGACTATGATATGAGAAGGAATAGCTATACAACATAAAGAGATTTTTACAGGACTTACTCTTTTAGGTAAAGTATGAAAATAGCTATATTGTTTTGGTTTTATAAAGAGATAGATATTTGTAAAAATCGTCTAGCGCTGCTCCGACAGAATAATTCTAACATTCCTATTTATGGTGTATACGGTGGTGATCTATCTACAGTAAATGATTATAAAATTCAGTTAGACAAACTCTTAGATGATTTTTATGTTTTTCCTGAAGATAAGGATTCCCAATGGAAGTGGCTTCAAGGGGATTTGATGCTAACGCATTGGTATCGAGAGAGAGGTCAATATTTATCTTGGGATACAGTGGTAATCGTCCAGTGGGATATGCTGGTTTTTGGAAATATTGAACAACTTTTTGCAATGCTGAAGCAAGATCAAATATTGCTATCTGGGCTAAGACCAATCAAAGAAGTTGAGAATGATTGGTTATGGGTTACTCCTAAAGTTCCCGATCACAGGGAGCAGTATCTTAACTTTTTAGAATATGTGAAGAAGACCTATGACTATCAACATGAGCCGATGGGATGTATTTTTATTGTTGTGTGTTTACCAAGGATATTTTTAGAGGCTTACTCCAAAGTAGAGCAACCAGAACTTGGATTTATTGAGTACCGAATTCCTATGTATGCTCAAATATTTAATATCCCCTTCTGCACCAATCATCCTTTCCAAGCTTGGTGGGTTGATGATGATCCAGTATTTCAGGCTAATAATACTTTACAGAGAGCGATTAACCTAGTTAAGATCAGGCTAAATCCTAATCCATTAAATCCAACTCGAAATGATATTTCTTTAGTTCCTATATTTAGACATCTTAATACAAAGAAAGGGGCTAGAATTTTTCATCCTTATCAATATTTATTTCCATTAAAAAAACAACAATGGATAGCAGCATTATTTAGGGAACTGAAAAGAGATTTAGATTGGTTATCTCGAAAAATATTGGGTCGAAGCTAGATTTCTCATTTGTTTGAAGATAGTCTAAAATGGTGGTGTATCACATTTGTTGAACCAAGTAATTGATAAAAACGGCAAACTCTTACCAGCATTTTTATAGCCTATGCTTGTTGTTTTCTCCCCAACAAATGTGAAACATCACCCTTTTAATTATCATGGAATTAGCTCTTCAGTTGTTTTTAGCTATTAACTTTTCATTGATCTTTGTCTGTCTTACCATTTAATAATCGTTGCATTAGGATAACTTTAATGCTAGAAATAAACTGTAGCCAATGCCAGAAATAAACTGTAACCGAATTGGAATAGTAGCAGTTAATCATACTGGCTATGTGGAAGCAATGTTGCGGTGCATAGAGGATGGGAACATTGCTGTACCCCTTAGGTCAGACAATGATCATGATCGCATTAGTGCAGCTAGTGTAACAAAGATTATAACGCCTACTTTTGATGGAGATTGGATGACGAGAAAATTCACTCCCCAAGAGATTGATGCAGTCGCCCTAATTTCTTTCACTTCTGGCACAGAAGGGAATCCAAAGGGCGTAATCTTAACCCACAAAAACTTAACAGAGGTAGTTACACGTTTGAACTCGGTCATGCGTCTGGACAATAGTATTCGTGAGTATATTGGTGTACCTGTTTACCATTCATTTGGATTTGGTCGCTGTCGAGCAGTTGCTAAGGTAGGAGGGCAGTTTTTCATCCCCAGCAATGGATTTAACCCCTCTGAAATTGGAACAATGCTCAGAAATGGTGGAATCAACTCTATCTCAGCCGTTCCTAGCCTTTGGCGGTTATTGTTAGTTAATAAGGATCTCATTGGTAGTTATGGCAAAAGAGTCCGATGGATTGAAATTGGTAGCCAATATATGAGTCGTCAAGAAAAAGAAGAGCTTAGAAACCTGTTCCCTGAAGCAAGAATTGTCCAACACTATGGTCTAACAGAAGCATCGCGAACTACACTGCTTGAGATCCATCAGGCAGAAGGGGATGCCTTAGAGTCGGTCGGTCAAGCCTTAGGAAGTGTAAACATAAAGCTAACTGAGGCAGGACGAATTAGCATTCGAGGCGAACATGTTGCCCAAGCATATCTAATTGATGGCAAAGAGGTAAACCTTCAAGACGAGGAGGGATGGTTCCTAACTAATGATCTTGGAAGCTTGGAGAATGGCTATCTGTACTATAAGGGTAGAGCAGATGACGTAATCAATTGCGGTGGCATCAAAGTTTATCCTGAAACTTTAGAAACAAAGGTTTATGCCAGTATTGGCTACAGCAATGGTATTGCAATTTGTCGCAAGACAGACCCAATGCGCGGAGATGGTTTTTTAGTTGCGGTGACAAGCGAAGTACAGATCGATAAGCAACAACTGAGAACATTAGTCTTACAGGCTATTCAAGATATGGGGGTTAATGCTGGTAACGCTATCACAATCATTGATGTTGATAGTCTACCCAAAACGGCAACTGGAAAAATCCAGAGGAAACAATTAGCTGAGTGGTACATGCGAGAATTCCCCCAAGAAGATCGACAAATAGACTCCCTAGATGAACCTGCATCTGACAATTCGCCCATTCAAGCTATTTTTTGTCGAACTCTTAAAGTCAACCAAATTCAAATTGAAGACACATTCATCTCATTAGGAGGAGATTCTCTATCCTACGTCCAGATTTCAATGGAGCTTGAGCGTTATCTTGGATATCTTCCTAAAAAATGGGAGCAGGTACCTTTGAATGATTTGGGAAAATTAGCTCCCCAAAAGAGAATATCTACAATCATCGAAATGAATACTCTGTTGAGAGCCTTAGCCATTTCTGGCGTTGTGGTTAATCAATCTGGTTTACTCTTTATCGAAGGAGGCGCATTGTTACTACTTCTAATCGCTGGTTTAAACTTTTCACGGTTTCAGGGATGTTCTTTGATTAAAGGACAGTTACATTCCATTGCGCCGCTACTGCGACATATCTTAATTCCTTATTTAACTCTTGCGATTGCCTACCAAGCTTTTAAGCAAAACTTTGATCCTTTAGTCTTATTATTGCTAGGAAATTTTCAACTTCCAGAGATACAAACTTCAAATTCAATCTTCTTTGTTTGGTTTATTGCTAATCTTTGTCAAACTATTATTCTTTTTTCTCTTCCTTTTACTGTTCCGAATATACGCAGTTTTGCAGGTACATCTCCTTGGAAATTTGGGCTCATCTATCTAGTGATTGGTGTGGTTACACACCTTCTGGGACCATATATATGGGATACTAGTTATCTATACGATCAAGTACCACACATGTTGTTTTGGTTGTTTACACTAGGATGGTGTATACACTTTGCTAAATCTAAAGTTGAAAAAGTAATCACTACACTCATAGTTATAATTATTACATCAGCTTTTATTGGATTTGATGTTTTAAGAAGTTGGTGGGTTTTAATTGGAGCAATTCTGTTGATTTGGCTACCTTATGTGTCTATCCCAAGCATCATCAAATCTCCTATACAAATGATTAGTGCGGCATCATATTATATTTATCTAACGGTCTTAATTTTTGTACATCTTGCCACTCGTGTAGCAGGAATTCGCTATCCTTTTGTTACTGCCGTAATAGTCTTGTTAGGAGGTGTGCTTACGTGGGGAGCAGTTCAATCGTTGCCACAATTTCTACAGAAACTCAAACAATTCCAGATCCAGATATAAATTACAACTTGATGTCACTCATTAGTGAGCCACTGCGCAACATCAACAGTAAAGGTTACACAAATGACTATGAATCGTATTGCTCTAATTGTTTATTACATTGGTTTGTTTCCAAACAAATATTTTCGATATTTTATTGACACTGCTGCTCGTAACTCGGATATCGATTTTCGCATTGGGTGCATCTCAGTTTTCAATGAATATCGCCAATTCAAATCTGAAGCTCAACATCTAGAGATCTTGGCATAAAAGACTCATAAGGATATTCTGATATTCATCACAATCATCAAGATATCCCCATGAGCTACTCCCATTTTACTGCATGAGAAAGATCTCAGTTGTATAAATTAAGGGTTACAGACAAATTGTCATAGTCAGCGATCGCCGCAATTTTGTGTAGTATTAGAAAAATTTTAAGTAAGCCCAAAGCGCTGTAATATAGCAAATTTCAAGATGGTGAGGTACAGGTATACAACTTAACCATATTATTTAGATAGCTTAGACAAAAACATGTGTACCTCACTAGACTGAGAAACACTATATATGATGATGTTAACAGCAATAATTAGGAAACATAACGAGCAAATCTAGGAATAAATATGACTTCTAAACCCTCCTTTTATCCTAATGTACCAACTTCTAAGAAGATTTGTGTAGCTTGGCTCTTACCAGTGGCGTGGTTCTACTGGCAACCTGCTTTGAGTGAGTTCGCACAGTTATTTCCCAAGACAACTGTATTTACAGGTTTGTTCCCAGGGTTTGCTAAAGGGATAGAAGGAAAACTTCAAGTTGAAGTCGTTGGCAAATTTCGAGTAATTGAGATCAATAAGGATGATTCGAGCTATGGAGATAACTTCACTTATCTATCTCCAAGAATTATTAATCACTTATTTAGTCTCAAGCCTCAAGTGATTTTTGCTAGTTCTTTTGGCGTATGGACAATTTTGGCTTTACTATTTAAGCCTCTATTTTGGTGGCGGGTGATCATTGCCTATGAAGGGAGTTCGCCAGGAGTAGATTATCGAAATTCAGCATTAAGGCTGTTGATTCGGAGGCTAATGATATGGATTTCTGATGCTTGCGTTACTAATAGTCATGCTGGTAGCGATTATTTAATTGAGATTCTAAAAGCAAAGAAAGATCGGGTGTTTGTGCAGCCCTACGAGATTCCCGATGAGCGCACATTACCAAGTAGTTCTGAAGTTCAAGAAACACCTGTTACCCGAAAACGTCCAGTATTTTTGTTTGTTGGTCATGTGATCCCCCGCAAAGGATTACCTTTGCTATTAGAAGCTTGTGCGATACTGCAAACTAGGGGCTATGAGAGTTACACTTTACAGGTGGTAGGCGATGGTTCACAGCAGCAAGAATTAGAGTCTTTTTGTAAGGAGCATCATCTAAGCGATCGCGTGCAATGGTTAGGTAGAATCCCCTTTGATCAGATTAGAACTTATTTTGATCATGCTGATGTGTTTGTCTTCCCAACTTTAGAGGATACTTGGGGAGTGGTTACGTTAGAGGCGATGCTACTGGGTAAGCCGATCCTTTGCTCTAAAGGCGCAGGTACTTCGGAACTAGTTGTTGATGGAGAGAATGGCTATGTCTTTACCCCAGACGATCCTGACAAGCTTGCTGATCTCATGCAGAAATTTTTGGATGAGCCAAATTTGATATCTGCTATGGGCGATCGCTCGAAGCAGATTATGTCTCAGTATACGCCAACAGCAGCAGCTCAATGTTTAGCTAAGATTACTGAACTTGTGATGTTAAAATAAACCGAAAAACTAAAATGAGTACACCGAAAGTTGCCATACTAACTCATGACATTAGTGGAGGCACATTTACAAATCTTTGTACTGCACTAATCCGAGGATGGCAGAAGCTAGGAATAGATTGTCATTTGGTTATTCTTGATGCTAGTGATGAGGAAATATCTAGATTCCCAGATATTACAATTGTGTCTTTGAATGTCAAGCGCACAGCTTTTTCCTTAGTTCCCACGATCAAGTACTTAAAAAAATACAAGCCTGATGTGCTTTTACCGATGCCTTGGTATTTTAATATCGTGGCAGTTTGGGCGAAGTATCTATCAGGAAATAAAACTAAGGTAATTCTTGGCGAACATAACATTATTAGTCTAGAAGCGAGTGTTGAACATCGAGATAAACTCCGTCTGCGATTTTTACCAATTCTGATGCGGTATACATATCCATTTGGCGATGGGTTAGTGGGAGTATCTAAAGATACAATTACCGATTTAGTGGAGACTCTCAAAATTGCGGCTAAAATCCCCATGCAGGTAATTTTGAATCCGATTAACGCTAATCGTGTGGAGGAACTAGCAAAAGAAGCAATTATGCATCATTGGTTCCAGAACTTAGAGATTCCCGTAATTGTCACGGCGGCAAGATTAGCTAAGCAGAAGCAATTGGATGGTTTAATCCAAGCTTTTGCTCAAGTGGTGAAAGTGACTCCAGCTAGACTTTTAATTTTAGGAGAAGGTCCTTTAAGAACTGAGCTAGAGGATCTATCTAAGAATTTAGGTGTAGAAGATTCAGTATGGATGCCAGGATATGATTCTAATCCCTATCGCTATATGGCAAATTGTGATTTATTTGTATTAGCTTCAGCTTGGGAAGGCTGTCCAATCGCTTTGGAAGAGGCGATGGGTTGCGGAGCCGCAGTGCTTGTCACCGATGCCCCTGGGGGGATGAAAGACATTGTGGATTATGGTAAGTATGGTGTAGTAGTGCCGAATGGTAATCCTGATGCTTTGGCTCAAGGAATATTAAAAATATTGACACAGCCAGAGTTAAAGCAGCATTATCGAGAACAGGCAAAAGAGCGATCGCAAGATTTTGATTATGTGAAGATTAGCCAACAGTACTTAGAATTTTGTCAGTCGATCTTAGCTGATCCCTCTAATAACAAAAAGGAGGTAGCGTAAAGGTGAAAATCTTGATATCTGCCTATGCTTGTGAACCAGGACGTGGTACGGAATTGGGAGTTGGTTGGAATACTGCTCGTGAAGTGGCAAGATATCACGAAGTTTGGGTTCTAACTAGACCTGACGATGGACGAGAAGCGATCGAAGCAGAGCTAGCCGTTAATCCAGTTCCTAATCTCCATTTTATTTATTTCACGATTCCAGTTTGGGGTGATGGATGGAAAATGGGACAGGGAGCTTTTCAAATTCATTACTATCTCTGGCAAATTCAAGCATTTTTTGTTGCTCGCAAATTACACCGTGAGATTGGGTTTGATCTTGTGCATCACGTCACCTTTGTCAAATATTCCACTCCCAGTTTTCTATGCCTATTACCGATTCCATTTATTTTAGGTCCAGTTGGTGGTGGCGAATCAGCGCCTAAATCCTTTAGCCAAGACTTTAGTAGACGGGGTAAGATCTACGAGTTTTTACGAAGCTTATCGCGTTGGATTGGTGAACGTGATCCTTTTACACGGATGACAGTTCGCAGAAGTATCCTCAATTGGGCAACGACAGCAGAGACTGCTGAACGAATGACCAAAATGGGAGCCAAGAATGTGGAGGTACTATCACAAGTGGGCTTGCTTCCCGAAGAAGTGACTTATTTAGAACAGTTTCCCTTGGCAGATGCTGCACCTTTGCGATTTATTAGTGTTGGTCGATTTCTGCACTGGAAAGGGTTTCACTTAGGGTTGCGAGCTTTTGCGGAGGCAAATTTACCAAAAGAGGCGGAATATTGGCTGATTGGCAATGGTGCAGAACAGGAACGTCTACAGCAGTTAGTCGCCGAACTTGGTATTGCCAATCAAGTTAAATTTTTATCCGAGATGCCCCGTGATGAGTTATTACAAAAGCTGGGAACTTGTCTGGCTCTAGTGCATCCTAGTTTACATGAATCAGGTGGTTTTGTTTGCTTAGAAGCTATGGCCTTGGGGCGACCAGTGATTTGTCTAGATCTAGGTGGTCCGTCGGTGCAGGTAACTAAGGAAACAGGATTTAAGATTCCTGCTACTGATCCTCAGCAAGCAGTAACAGGATTAGCTCAAGCCATGAAAAGTCTGGCGGATGATCCCCAACTGCGATCGCGTATGGGGCTAGCAGGTCGTCAAAGAGTAAATCAATTATTTAACTGGGAAACTAAAGGCAAGTTCCTTATTGATGTTTACGAAAAAGTTTTAATACAAACAGGAGAGATTGATGCGGGTTCTAACAGTCCATAATTACTATCAGCAGCCTGGTGGTGAAGAGCAGATTTTTGCTACGGAAAGCGCTTTGCTGGAATCCCACGGGCATGAAGTTACTCGCTATACCCTAAATAACGATGAGATTGCAACTACCAACCCGTTAATTTTGGCTAAAAAAACTTTATGGAATGGCAAGGTCTATCGAGATTTGCGATCGCTAATTCGTGAAGTCAAACCTCAAGTTGCACACTTTCATAATACCTTCCCCTTAATTTCTCCATCAGCATACTACGCTGCCAAAGATGAAGGGGTAGCTGTAGTTCAAACTCTCCATAATTACCGTTTACTATGTCCCAATGCTTTGTTTTTTCGAGAAGGACGTGTCTGCGAAGATTGCTTAGGTAAAGTTCCATTGCCAGCAATAGTTCATGGCTGTTACCGAGGTAGTCGCACTGCTAGTGCGATGACCGCAGCTACTACTAGTTTCCATTCCTCCATAGGAACTTGGAGCAAGGCAGTAGATGTATTTATTGTCTACAGCCAATTTGCGATGAATAAGTTCATTCAAGGTGGAATACCTGCCGAGAAACTAGCCTTCAAGACTAACTTTCTGCATCCAGCACCTGAGCCTGACGAAGGTGATGGTGGCTATGGCTTATTTGTGGGGCGCTTGTCTGTCGAAAAAGGACTAGGAGTGATGCTAGACGCATGGCGAAAACTAGATAACAAAATCCCTCTAAAAATACTAGGGGATGGTCCCATGTCAAGCTTAGTAACTGAAGCCGCTAAAGAAATGCCTGAGATTGAATGGCTAGGACGTAGACCCTTAGAAGAAGTATATGAAATCGTTGGTAAAGCTGCTTTTCTAGTATTTCCTTCTGAATGGTATGAGACTTTTGGCAGAGTCGCGATCGAGGCTTTTGCCAAAGGAACACCAGTAGTAGCTTCAAATATTGGGGCGATCGCGGAATTAATAGAGCATGGGCGTAATGGTCTACTCTTTCGTCCTAGTGATCCCACTGATCTAGCAGACAAAATTAATTGGTTGCTGGAACATCCCCAAGAACTCCGTCAAATGAGATCGGCGGCAAGGGCTGAATTTGATAATAAATACACTGCTGATGATAATTGCAAACGGCTATTAGAGATTTACCAGACTGCTCTTAACTATTAACTTACAGAAGTTTGCGTTCAAAAGATACAGAATATTGCTGTTGACAATAATTTTAGTAGTACTTTCAATAGAATATTGCTTCTAGTCAAAAGAAATAAAATTATCTTAACGGTCAGATTAAAAATATCCAATATTCCCACGTATGAAAAGTCTATACCAACTCCGTTATCTACGCCCTGACAACTTATATCCACTTTATTATCTAACTAATAAAGTGGTTAATAAATTACTAAGTCTGCCATCTGATATAGCTTGCGGATTTAATAGTAATGACTGGTTTGAACAGTTAATTCTTTTGCCTCGATATCAAAATATGCTCCGTCAACACAAAGATCATTTACCCCGAATTGACGATAATGAGCAGAATATAGTTGACCAACTTGAGCAAAATGGTGTTTGTATTACATCGCTAGATGCGTTATTGATTCCTGATAGTCATAAGCTTTTAGAAGCTGCCCAGCCTATTACTAACGAGCTTGCTCAACAGTCGCGATCGCCTAGTCACTTAGGTAAACATACATTGATGGCAAATGCTGATCAATTGCTAGCACATCCAGAAATTATTCGTTGGGGACTTTCAGAAAGACTTCTCAAGATTGTGGAATGCTATTTGGGTTTACCTGTAGGCTACGGTGCATTATCGTTTTATTACAGTGTTGCAGATGGAAGAGATGCAGGACCACGCATATGGCATCGAGATAAAGAAGACTGGAAAATGGTCAAGGTTGCTGTTTATTTAAATGATGTTGATGAATTTGGTGGTCCTTTTCAGTGTGTTAAGTCAGATATCAACAAATTCTTGATTGAAACACTGCCCCAATATAAGGGGTTAACTAACTCAGAACTAGAACAATTATTAAAGACTAATAACCCTGATGAATACTTAACCTCTTGTGTTGGCAAAACTGGAACGGTTATTTTTACTGATACATCCAAGTATTACCACCGTGGAAAACCACCCTCAAAAAGCGATCGCTCAGCGGTTTTTTTCCACTACTTTAGCTATCGTCCTAAAAACCCCTTTTACTGCGATCGATCTCCTCTATCTAGTAATCAAATTGTAGAGTTTGATAAGCAGCTACCAATTCATCTTCAGGGGTATTTAACTTGGAGAGAACAATGTCCTGGATTAGGGCGATATATTCCTAAAAATCAAATGAAAGTCGATAATTGGTAGTGGATCAAGTAATAGAGATTTTTCTAGATCTACATTATTTGAAGACTGTGTCAGTACAAAGCACTGTAACATTGGGATTAACCCTCTCTCAATTTATTTAATGCTATATAAAATTTTGAGATACTGAGTACAAATAATTCTACAGTTGAATTAGTAAATGAGGACAGTACTAGAATCGAAATACAAACGCAAAGGATATATTACAAACTCAAACTTGACATTGTTTGGGGTTGGTAGTGCATTATTTCCAAGGATTTTTACAGCATTAAAAATACCCTCAGCAATTAACTTTTTACATTTTGTTGCGATTCCTTTTGCCTGTGGATCAGTAATAGTTAAGTCTCGCAGTAAAGATCTCCAACAAATTACCATCTCAAAAAAGATTTTGCTGAGTTTATTTCTATTTTTAATTGTTGTTTTTGCTAGTGCATTACTTAATGAAGCAGGTGTAATCAATACAGTTCTAGACTATTTACTACTAGCAGAGCCTTTTATCTTAATCTTGACCATTGTTAGCATACCGATGACTACAGAAAGCTATGAACGCTTTCGTAGATGGATTTTACAAGCCGCTATGATTAATATGCTGTTTGCCTATATCCAAAAGTATGTCTTTCGGATGGACAAACTAATTGGTCTTGAAGATAATATAAAGGGAATTTTTATTGGACAAGGAGCTGGTCATGTGCTGGGCGGCTCGGTTGCCATGACTTTTGCCATTTACTATTTTTTTACAGCCAAAAATAAACCATTGTGGTTTCGTGCTGTAGTGTTTCTAGGTTGTTTAAATCATATTATTATTTCAGATACTAAGCAGGTTTTACTATCATTTATTTTAGGTTATGTATTGGTATATTTCTTAACTCTTAAGGATATTAGAAAAGGCTTACTTTACCTTATTCTAGGAGTTGTATTTTTTAGTGCCTTCTATTGGGCAATTTATAACATTGAATACCTTTCAGCATATACGGTGTGGATTCGACCAGAACTCTATGGTCCCGATGGAGAAGCAACTCGTTTAAAATTTGCCACTTTTAGACTTGTTCCTCAACATTTTCATTCCCCTCTCAATTGGTTATTTGGTTTAGGTCCTGGTCACACAGTTGGACGACTAGGTGGATGGATGCTAGAGACTTACTGGAATTTATTAGCTCCATTAGGAGCAACTGTGCATCCTGTCAGTAAAGAGATTTGGCAAGCAGTAGCGGCAAGTTGGCTAGGAGATCAATCTAGTTTGTTTTCGCCTTTGTTTGGTTGGGCAGGAATCTGGGGAGATTTAGGAATTGTGGGATTAGGAACCTATTTTTATATGGCATCTGTTGTTTGGCGATATGTTTGTGTCAATGATCTTTCTAAATATTTAATGTTAACCGTATTTGTATTCGGCTTAATATTTTCTCAGTTAGAAGAACCGGGATATACACTTTTTGTAGCAAGTATGATCGGATTAAACTGGCAGGATGTTAAAGTTACATCTCAAAATAAAATTTTGTCTGATCAGTAGTTGGGCATAATTTCTAAATTGGTCAGGGCTAAGTCATAAGTCAGAGATTATCAACAAATATATTGATTAAGGAGTAATATCTAAAATTCAAGGTAAATCAAATTTATCAAGTATCTTTAAAATAGCAGCAGTGACTACAACCTGTACAATTACCTGCACGGGGGACTGGGCATTTCCACCACCTTCCCCACTTTCTGTTTGAGCTAAAGCTGGAGAAGTAATACTTAGAAATAGTAGTAATAAAATCAAAAACTTTAATCTAGAAAACATTGAAGTTAAGTTAATAATTACAGGTTTTTAGGTCTTTAAGTTTAATGAAAGTCAAATGTCTGAATCAGCGATCGCATTTAAAGGGGATTTTAAAATCTATCGCTATTAAAATTATCCAAATGTTGCTACCAAATCTTTGGCGACGAATGGAAGAACAAAAATCTCGTTTAAATGACTGGGGACAATTGCAAGTTTATCATCAAAAGAATATTAATCTTGATGCTTCCATAATAGTAGAAAGCCGCATTATTTTTTTTGGTGACTCTATTACTGAATTTTGGGATCTGGAAGCCACTTTTAAGGATAAGAACTATATCAATCGGGGCATATCTGGGCAAACTACATCACAAATGTTAGTTCGCTTCCGCAATGATGTCATTGATTTACAACCGAAAGTTGTTGTGATTTTGGCTGGGATAAATGACATTGCTGGAAATACTGGAGCAATGACGGTGGAGATGATCGAGGGTAACTATTTGTCAATGTGCGAATTGGCTCAAATGAATCATATTAAGATTATCTTTGCTTCAGTATTACCCATTAATGAAAATAGTCCGCTAAGTCAATCAGATCCACAGGTACATACAAAAATTCGTACATTGAATAGTTGGTTACAGGACTACTGTGATAAGCACCAGCAAATTTACCTCGACTATTATAGCCATATGGCAGATGCTCAAGGAATGCTAAAAATAGAACTATCTGATGACGGGCTACATCCAAATGCTAAAGGTTACGCAGTAATGGCTAAATTGATCGAGGAGGTAATTCAGCAGTTTAAATAAAAATCTGTAAAATAATTTGTAAAAAGTTTCTTGAAAAATACAGGTAGAATATTTACAAATTCCAAATCCTGCATTCAATTAGAATAAATTTTAGCAAAAATTGCATGAAAGTTGAAACTACAGCGATTCCCGATGTTTTACTGATTACTCCTAAAGTATTTGCGGATGCGAGAGGATTTTTTTACGAGTCCTATAATTATCAAGCTTTTGTTGAAAAAACAGGATTAAACATTAATTTTGTTCAGGATAATCATTCCCGATCGCAAAAAAATGTTTTGCGAGGATTGCATTATCAAATTGGGAAACCCCAAGGCAAATTAGTGAGAGCTTTGGTTGGCACAATTCAAGATGTTGCTGTCGATTTACGGAAAAGTTCCCCAACTTTTGGACAGTCAGTTAGCTATATTCTTAGTGCAGAAAACTATCAGCAATTGTGGATCCCCGCAGGTTTTGCCCATGGATTTGCCGTATTGTCTGACGTGGCAGAAGTAGCTTATAAAGCTACAG containing:
- a CDS encoding 2OG-Fe(II) oxygenase, whose translation is MKSLYQLRYLRPDNLYPLYYLTNKVVNKLLSLPSDIACGFNSNDWFEQLILLPRYQNMLRQHKDHLPRIDDNEQNIVDQLEQNGVCITSLDALLIPDSHKLLEAAQPITNELAQQSRSPSHLGKHTLMANADQLLAHPEIIRWGLSERLLKIVECYLGLPVGYGALSFYYSVADGRDAGPRIWHRDKEDWKMVKVAVYLNDVDEFGGPFQCVKSDINKFLIETLPQYKGLTNSELEQLLKTNNPDEYLTSCVGKTGTVIFTDTSKYYHRGKPPSKSDRSAVFFHYFSYRPKNPFYCDRSPLSSNQIVEFDKQLPIHLQGYLTWREQCPGLGRYIPKNQMKVDNW
- the rfbC gene encoding dTDP-4-dehydrorhamnose 3,5-epimerase; the encoded protein is MKVETTAIPDVLLITPKVFADARGFFYESYNYQAFVEKTGLNINFVQDNHSRSQKNVLRGLHYQIGKPQGKLVRALVGTIQDVAVDLRKSSPTFGQSVSYILSAENYQQLWIPAGFAHGFAVLSDVAEVAYKATDYYAPAEDRCLLWNDPDVAIAWQISETPIVSAKDAVGKLLKEAELFA
- a CDS encoding GDSL-type esterase/lipase family protein translates to MKVKCLNQRSHLKGILKSIAIKIIQMLLPNLWRRMEEQKSRLNDWGQLQVYHQKNINLDASIIVESRIIFFGDSITEFWDLEATFKDKNYINRGISGQTTSQMLVRFRNDVIDLQPKVVVILAGINDIAGNTGAMTVEMIEGNYLSMCELAQMNHIKIIFASVLPINENSPLSQSDPQVHTKIRTLNSWLQDYCDKHQQIYLDYYSHMADAQGMLKIELSDDGLHPNAKGYAVMAKLIEEVIQQFK